A stretch of Bacillus pseudomycoides DNA encodes these proteins:
- a CDS encoding CvpA family protein — MIDIIIIVLLVMGFFLGLRRGFVLQLVKLTSFIIAYLVAYWYCKDLAPVLERFIPYPFDKNVSVPEWIDANNIEAVFYQAIAFIVLFIITKIALSLLGNLLNMFTEIPVLKQVNAFAGALLGFLEVYIILFVLIIIGTILPIEQIQTPLQKSSISKIIVDDTPILSEKVKELWQTGSRV, encoded by the coding sequence ATGATTGATATTATTATCATTGTACTGCTTGTTATGGGATTTTTCCTCGGTTTAAGAAGAGGGTTTGTCCTGCAACTTGTAAAGTTAACAAGCTTTATTATCGCATACCTTGTTGCATACTGGTACTGCAAAGATTTAGCGCCAGTGCTTGAGAGATTTATTCCGTATCCATTTGATAAGAACGTATCTGTTCCAGAATGGATTGATGCGAATAATATCGAAGCAGTATTCTATCAAGCAATTGCATTTATTGTATTGTTTATTATTACAAAAATTGCACTTTCATTGCTTGGGAATTTGCTAAATATGTTTACAGAAATCCCAGTTTTAAAGCAAGTAAATGCGTTTGCTGGGGCACTTCTTGGCTTTTTAGAAGTATATATTATTTTGTTTGTTTTAATTATTATTGGAACAATTCTTCCGATTGAACAAATACAAACACCATTACAAAAATCATCAATTAGTAAAATAATTGTAGACGATACACCGATTCTTTCTGAAAAGGTGAAGGAACTATGGCAGACTGGTAGCAGAGTATAA
- the zapA gene encoding cell division protein ZapA, with the protein MSQQKGNKSRINVEIYGQQYSVVGDESTSHIRMVAAIVDDKMRELNAKNPSLDTSRLAVLTAVNVIHDYIKLKDEHEKLKESMTKKGME; encoded by the coding sequence TTGTCACAACAAAAGGGAAATAAAAGTCGAATTAATGTAGAAATCTATGGTCAGCAATATTCAGTTGTTGGCGATGAAAGTACAAGTCATATCCGCATGGTAGCAGCGATTGTGGATGATAAAATGCGCGAACTCAATGCCAAGAATCCTTCGCTTGATACGAGTAGACTAGCGGTGTTGACGGCGGTAAACGTCATACACGATTACATAAAATTAAAAGATGAACATGAAAAATTGAAAGAAAGTATGACAAAAAAAGGAATGGAATAA
- the rnhC gene encoding ribonuclease HIII, which yields MSNSIVIQTNPVIIEDMKQQYKQAIAPKVPQGGVFMAKVPSCTITAYKSGKVMFQGIRAEEEAARWQNVSQVPKPSGKKTANSHRYAPPSSIGTMSIAGSDEVGTGDYFGPMTVVAVYVDAKQIPLLKELGVKDSKNLNDTQIAEIAKQLLAVVPYSSLVLHNEKYNELFEKGNNQGKLKALLHNKALTNLLKKIEPIKPEGILIDQFTQPDTYYKYLAKQKEVQRENVYFATKGESVHLAVAAASILARYSFVKQFDELSKKAGMPLPKGAGKQVDIAAAKLIQKLGKERLPEFVKLHFANTEKAFRLLKK from the coding sequence TTGTCAAATTCGATCGTAATCCAAACAAATCCTGTAATAATTGAAGACATGAAACAACAATATAAACAAGCAATTGCCCCAAAAGTCCCGCAAGGCGGTGTCTTTATGGCGAAAGTTCCATCTTGTACTATTACGGCCTATAAATCAGGCAAAGTAATGTTTCAAGGTATTCGTGCAGAGGAAGAAGCAGCACGTTGGCAAAATGTTTCTCAAGTACCGAAACCTTCTGGCAAAAAAACTGCAAATTCGCATCGCTACGCTCCACCTTCTTCTATTGGAACAATGTCTATAGCTGGATCTGATGAAGTGGGTACTGGAGATTACTTCGGACCAATGACAGTTGTTGCTGTATATGTCGACGCGAAGCAAATTCCACTCTTAAAAGAACTGGGTGTAAAAGACTCTAAAAACTTAAATGATACGCAAATTGCTGAAATTGCAAAACAGCTCCTTGCTGTTGTTCCTTACAGCTCTCTCGTTTTGCATAATGAAAAATATAACGAACTGTTCGAAAAAGGAAACAATCAGGGAAAACTAAAAGCACTCTTACACAATAAGGCTCTTACAAATTTACTAAAAAAGATCGAGCCGATAAAGCCAGAAGGCATCCTAATTGACCAATTTACACAACCTGATACATATTACAAATACTTAGCAAAACAAAAAGAAGTACAGCGTGAAAACGTGTATTTTGCAACAAAAGGCGAAAGTGTTCATTTAGCAGTTGCCGCAGCTTCCATTTTAGCTCGTTACTCATTCGTAAAACAGTTTGATGAACTAAGCAAAAAAGCGGGTATGCCACTTCCGAAAGGAGCAGGCAAGCAAGTTGATATTGCCGCGGCTAAATTAATTCAAAAACTTGGAAAAGAACGACTTCCTGAGTTTGTGAAACTTCACTTTGCAAATACAGAAAAAGCATTTCGTTTATTGAAAAAATAG
- a CDS encoding YuzL family protein produces MGKKIKKDPSRASLGSSQVEGQGTTTHETGSFKVPSSNKRQKRS; encoded by the coding sequence ATGGGCAAAAAGATCAAAAAAGATCCTTCTAGAGCAAGCCTTGGTTCTTCGCAAGTTGAAGGTCAAGGAACTACAACACACGAAACGGGTTCCTTTAAAGTGCCTTCATCAAATAAGAGACAAAAGCGTAGTTAA
- a CDS encoding SDR family oxidoreductase, which yields MGEFIRCVEWTVRDKYVVITGATSGIGLAAAKALAERGAKLGIIARNEAKANNIVTQIKDSTNRDVVVDIFRADMASQKSIRQVATDILEKYPRIDMLVNNAGALFQTRKITEDGLEMTWAVNHLGPFLLTNLLLDRLKESAPARVITTASHGHKMAKKGIDFSDLDAEQLYRGVKKLMGGPTMRYGQTKLANILFTSELARRLEGTGVTAYCFDPGLVATNFNQDNGLLARLTMAAMKPFSRTPEEGAETLVWLAETTGITDHSGCYYVDRQVKAPSEVALDMDAAKRLWNISEEQTHLSGK from the coding sequence ATGGGGGAATTTATTAGATGTGTAGAGTGGACGGTACGTGACAAGTATGTAGTAATTACTGGCGCAACAAGTGGTATTGGGCTAGCGGCGGCTAAGGCACTTGCGGAACGTGGTGCCAAGCTAGGAATCATTGCACGTAACGAAGCAAAAGCAAATAATATTGTGACTCAAATTAAGGATTCAACGAATAGGGATGTAGTAGTAGATATATTTCGAGCTGATATGGCTTCTCAGAAGTCTATACGTCAAGTAGCTACTGACATTCTAGAAAAATATCCTAGAATAGATATGTTAGTTAATAATGCGGGTGCTTTATTTCAAACAAGGAAAATTACGGAGGACGGTTTGGAGATGACTTGGGCCGTTAATCATTTAGGTCCATTCTTACTTACTAATTTGCTGCTTGACCGTTTAAAGGAAAGTGCCCCTGCTCGTGTCATTACTACCGCATCTCATGGCCACAAAATGGCTAAAAAAGGAATTGATTTCAGTGATTTAGATGCAGAACAACTTTATCGTGGTGTTAAGAAATTAATGGGTGGTCCTACGATGCGTTATGGGCAGACAAAACTGGCTAACATCTTATTCACCTCTGAGTTGGCGCGGCGACTAGAGGGGACAGGTGTCACAGCTTACTGCTTCGATCCGGGACTGGTGGCTACGAATTTTAACCAAGACAATGGCCTCTTAGCTCGTTTAACTATGGCGGCAATGAAACCTTTCTCTCGTACTCCTGAAGAAGGCGCTGAAACTTTAGTATGGCTAGCAGAAACAACTGGTATTACGGATCATAGTGGCTGTTATTATGTTGATAGGCAAGTGAAGGCACCATCTGAGGTTGCATTGGATATGGATGCCGCAAAGCGTCTTTGGAATATTAGTGAAGAACAGACCCATCTCTCAGGAAAGTAG
- the asnS gene encoding asparagine--tRNA ligase — MENTLVKSLYRDTDKYVDQKVQVSGWIRNLRDSKAFGFIELNDGSFFKSVQIVFDTELDNFKEIAKLPLSSSVKVEGKVIATPGAKQPFEIKAEKIDIEGLSDSDYPLQKKRHTFEYLRTIAHLRPRTNAFSATFRVRSIAAFAIHQFFQERGFVHVHTPIITGSDTEGAGEMFRVTTQDMNNLPKGEDGQVDESKDFFGKETNLTVSGQLNAEAYALAFRDVYTFGPTFRAENSNTTRHAAEFWMVEPEIAFAELEDVMDLTEDMLKYAMKYVLEHAPEEMEFFNSFVDKTVLERMNNVINSDFGRITYTEAIKVLQESGADFKYPVEWGIDLQTEHERYLSEEIFKRPVFVTDYPKDIKAFYMRMNDDGKTVAATDLLVPGIGELIGGSQREERMDVLVDRIKELGMNEEDYWWYLELRKYGGTKHAGFGLGFERFLMYITGMANIRDVIPFPRTPGSSEF; from the coding sequence ATGGAAAACACATTAGTAAAAAGTCTGTATAGAGATACAGATAAATACGTAGATCAAAAAGTACAAGTATCAGGTTGGATTCGTAACTTACGTGATTCAAAAGCATTTGGTTTCATCGAATTAAACGACGGTAGCTTCTTCAAAAGCGTTCAAATCGTTTTCGATACAGAATTAGATAACTTCAAAGAAATTGCGAAACTTCCACTTAGCTCTTCAGTTAAAGTAGAAGGTAAAGTAATTGCAACACCTGGAGCAAAGCAACCATTTGAAATTAAAGCAGAAAAAATCGATATCGAGGGATTATCAGATTCTGATTACCCACTTCAAAAGAAACGTCATACGTTTGAATACTTACGTACAATCGCTCATTTACGCCCAAGAACAAATGCATTCTCTGCAACATTTAGAGTGCGTTCTATCGCAGCGTTTGCGATTCACCAGTTCTTCCAAGAGCGTGGATTCGTACATGTTCATACACCAATCATCACAGGTAGTGATACAGAAGGCGCAGGCGAAATGTTCCGCGTAACAACGCAAGATATGAACAACTTACCAAAAGGTGAAGACGGCCAAGTTGATGAATCAAAAGACTTCTTCGGTAAAGAAACAAACTTAACAGTAAGTGGACAACTTAATGCTGAAGCTTATGCATTAGCGTTCCGCGATGTATACACATTCGGACCTACATTCCGTGCGGAAAACTCAAACACAACTCGCCACGCAGCTGAGTTCTGGATGGTTGAGCCTGAGATTGCATTCGCTGAATTAGAAGATGTAATGGATCTTACAGAAGATATGCTGAAATATGCAATGAAATATGTATTAGAGCACGCACCAGAAGAGATGGAATTCTTCAACAGTTTTGTTGATAAAACAGTTCTTGAGCGCATGAACAACGTAATCAACTCTGACTTTGGTCGCATCACATATACAGAAGCAATTAAAGTGCTTCAAGAATCAGGTGCAGACTTCAAATACCCAGTAGAATGGGGTATTGACTTACAAACAGAGCACGAAAGATACTTATCAGAGGAAATCTTTAAGCGCCCTGTATTCGTAACAGATTATCCAAAAGATATTAAAGCATTCTACATGCGTATGAACGATGATGGTAAAACAGTAGCGGCTACGGACCTTCTCGTTCCTGGCATCGGCGAATTAATCGGCGGAAGCCAACGTGAAGAAAGAATGGATGTTTTAGTAGACAGAATTAAAGAATTAGGCATGAATGAAGAAGACTACTGGTGGTACTTAGAGCTTAGAAAATACGGCGGCACAAAACACGCTGGATTCGGTCTAGGCTTCGAACGTTTCCTGATGTATATCACTGGTATGGCAAACATTCGTGACGTAATTCCATTCCCAAGAACTCCAGGTTCTTCGGAGTTTTAA
- a CDS encoding DUF4179 domain-containing protein — MKNNFEKEFQQLLHEEKEMPSIVRKSLDHSYDVIRMKAKKKKRNVMWRKLAVAACCFVIAGSVFTNKHVQANINKLFHFNDKGIERAVDEEFPQKSNSIATDKGITVALDRYFADANKLGFSFQLVFEDTSILKKQVKEVSFDYRLKNGDGEYIMESIPDTKPLKGKKMYMSKAEDKNPSVDGKTGKVQYDVVFESNQGSIPKLKDAVLEIESVKVFYENDERKEIDGIWNLPISDKTKEEATSTVEYRSAETTSNIQIVSAKTNPTSLNLTFSVDEVVEDENTFMDMKMVDETGKEYKSKGYSQDVENGKMTVYVNFPITSYDKANTLKLQMKKFGEIELVRK, encoded by the coding sequence ATGAAAAATAACTTTGAAAAAGAATTTCAGCAGTTGCTACATGAGGAAAAAGAAATGCCTAGTATTGTTAGAAAGTCTTTAGATCATTCCTATGATGTGATACGTATGAAAGCAAAGAAAAAGAAAAGAAATGTGATGTGGAGAAAATTGGCGGTGGCGGCTTGTTGTTTTGTGATAGCCGGTAGTGTTTTTACAAATAAGCATGTGCAAGCGAATATTAACAAACTATTTCATTTTAATGATAAAGGAATTGAGCGAGCAGTGGATGAAGAGTTTCCACAAAAAAGCAATAGTATAGCTACTGATAAAGGGATTACAGTGGCACTTGACCGTTATTTTGCTGACGCGAATAAATTAGGATTTAGTTTTCAATTGGTATTTGAGGATACAAGTATACTAAAGAAACAAGTGAAAGAAGTGTCTTTTGATTATCGATTAAAAAATGGAGATGGCGAATACATTATGGAGTCTATTCCGGATACAAAGCCATTGAAAGGAAAAAAAATGTATATGTCTAAAGCGGAAGATAAAAATCCATCAGTAGATGGAAAGACCGGGAAAGTGCAATATGATGTAGTATTTGAATCGAACCAAGGTTCTATTCCTAAACTGAAAGATGCTGTGTTAGAAATAGAGAGCGTTAAGGTTTTTTATGAGAATGATGAACGGAAAGAAATTGATGGCATATGGAATTTACCGATTAGCGACAAAACGAAAGAAGAAGCAACGTCAACGGTTGAGTATAGATCAGCAGAAACAACATCTAACATCCAAATTGTATCCGCAAAGACAAATCCAACATCTCTCAATCTAACATTTTCAGTGGATGAAGTAGTAGAAGATGAAAATACTTTTATGGATATGAAGATGGTAGACGAAACAGGAAAAGAATATAAATCAAAAGGGTATAGTCAGGATGTTGAGAATGGTAAAATGACTGTCTATGTTAATTTCCCGATTACTTCTTATGACAAAGCGAATACATTGAAGCTCCAAATGAAGAAGTTTGGAGAAATAGAGTTAGTTAGGAAATAA
- a CDS encoding sigma-70 family RNA polymerase sigma factor, whose product MGKLEALVKKAKKGDGEAFVSLVQRYEDVLYKVASRLLQKDEDVADAMQEAITVAYEKIHTLKNEEYFNTWICKILINTCNGILNKRQKITLVDGHVEQKQNKNEFLKIELEDALNSLNKDYKMAIVLYYIVGLSIKEMSVFLKEPEGTIKSRLSRAKSILRNHYYSGEGVRVNEK is encoded by the coding sequence ATGGGAAAGCTAGAAGCCTTGGTGAAAAAGGCGAAAAAAGGTGATGGAGAAGCTTTTGTTTCTCTTGTGCAGCGGTATGAAGATGTGTTGTACAAAGTCGCAAGTAGATTGTTACAGAAAGATGAGGATGTAGCAGATGCGATGCAAGAAGCAATCACAGTGGCTTATGAGAAAATACATACACTCAAAAATGAAGAGTACTTTAACACATGGATTTGTAAAATATTAATCAATACATGCAACGGTATATTAAACAAAAGGCAAAAAATTACGTTAGTAGATGGGCACGTTGAGCAAAAACAAAATAAAAATGAATTTTTGAAAATAGAACTAGAAGATGCGTTAAATAGCTTAAATAAAGATTATAAAATGGCGATTGTTCTATATTATATTGTTGGACTTAGTATAAAAGAAATGAGCGTGTTTTTAAAAGAACCAGAAGGAACGATTAAATCAAGACTTTCCAGAGCTAAATCGATATTACGTAATCATTATTACAGTGGTGAAGGAGTGAGGGTAAATGAAAAATAA
- the pheT gene encoding phenylalanine--tRNA ligase subunit beta: MFVSYRWLQEYVDIKDVTAQELADKITKSGIEVEGVEVLNKGVKGVVVGHVLECEKHPEADKLSKCLIDIGEEEPVQIICGAPNITKGLKVPVAKVGAVLPGNFKIKKAKLRGEASHGMVCALQELGIDGKLVAKEYADGIFIFPSDAEVGADALEILNLHDEVLELGLTPNRADCLNMLGVAYEVAAIYGREVKLPAANLQEVEEKTSDYISVSVEATEQNPLYIAKMVKNVKVGPSPIWMQTRLMAAGIRPISNVVDITNYILIEYGQPLHAFDYDKLGSKEIVVRLAKEGEKIQTLDDQERTLQAHHLAITNGTKALAVAGVMGGAESEVDNDTVNVLIESAYFEGQTVRRASKDLGLRSESSARFEKGIDPTRTFEAIQHAAALMAKYAGGEALEGVVEVDNLQVQERTVSVTAEKVNRVLGTEISASEMGTIFTNLKFPFTEVEGTFHVNVPVRRPDITIAEDLVEEVGRLYGYDHIPATLPTGTMTRGKLTVAQTKRRKVRRFLEGAGLYEAITYSLTSADKAKQYMVEPNEKAPVNLALPMSEERSQLRLSLVPQLLEAVSYNNARKNDSVALYEVGSIFLPTAEGELPKEEQHLAGVMTGLALHHAWQGEKKVVDFFVAKGVLEGLFDVLGVASSITYAPAKREGMHPGRTADILLDGEVIGFIGQLHPETQKQLDVKDTFVFELSLVKVFGADVEETYYSAIPRFPSMTRDMAVVVTTDVKAGEMKQVIAEAGGELLKEVTLFDLYEGEKMEEGKKSLAFSMNYFDPERTLTDEEVTEAHSRVLTAVEETFGAELRK; this comes from the coding sequence ATGTTCGTATCATATCGTTGGTTACAAGAGTATGTAGATATTAAAGATGTAACGGCACAAGAACTAGCAGATAAAATCACGAAAAGTGGTATTGAAGTAGAAGGTGTTGAAGTATTAAATAAAGGTGTAAAAGGTGTTGTCGTTGGTCACGTATTAGAATGTGAAAAACACCCAGAAGCTGATAAATTAAGTAAATGCTTAATCGACATCGGTGAAGAAGAACCAGTACAAATCATTTGCGGAGCTCCTAACATTACAAAAGGCTTAAAAGTACCAGTTGCAAAAGTTGGCGCTGTTCTTCCTGGTAACTTCAAAATTAAAAAGGCAAAACTACGCGGCGAAGCTTCTCATGGTATGGTTTGTGCACTTCAAGAGCTTGGTATTGACGGGAAACTAGTTGCGAAAGAATATGCAGACGGTATCTTCATTTTCCCAAGTGACGCTGAAGTTGGTGCAGATGCACTTGAAATCTTAAACTTACATGATGAAGTACTAGAACTGGGTTTAACACCAAATCGTGCTGATTGCTTAAACATGTTAGGTGTTGCATATGAAGTAGCTGCTATTTATGGCCGCGAAGTGAAACTACCAGCTGCTAACTTACAAGAAGTAGAAGAAAAAACTTCTGACTATATTTCTGTAAGTGTAGAAGCAACAGAGCAAAATCCATTATATATCGCAAAAATGGTGAAAAACGTTAAAGTTGGTCCATCACCAATATGGATGCAAACGCGCCTTATGGCAGCTGGTATTCGCCCAATTAGCAATGTAGTTGATATTACAAACTATATTTTAATTGAATACGGTCAACCGCTACATGCATTTGATTATGATAAATTAGGTTCAAAAGAAATCGTTGTTCGTCTTGCAAAAGAAGGCGAAAAGATTCAAACATTAGACGATCAAGAACGTACATTACAAGCGCATCACCTTGCGATTACAAACGGTACAAAAGCGTTAGCTGTTGCTGGTGTAATGGGCGGAGCTGAATCTGAAGTTGATAACGATACAGTAAACGTTCTAATCGAATCTGCATACTTCGAAGGTCAAACAGTGCGCCGTGCATCAAAAGACTTAGGTCTTCGCAGTGAATCAAGTGCACGTTTTGAAAAAGGAATCGACCCAACACGTACATTCGAAGCTATTCAACATGCAGCTGCTTTAATGGCAAAATACGCTGGTGGTGAAGCACTTGAAGGTGTGGTAGAAGTTGATAACTTACAAGTACAAGAGCGTACAGTATCTGTTACAGCTGAAAAAGTAAACCGTGTATTAGGTACAGAAATCTCTGCTAGTGAAATGGGTACAATCTTCACAAACTTGAAATTCCCATTCACAGAAGTAGAAGGAACATTCCATGTGAACGTACCAGTACGTCGCCCTGATATTACAATTGCAGAAGATTTAGTAGAAGAAGTAGGTCGTCTGTACGGCTACGATCATATTCCAGCTACATTGCCAACTGGTACAATGACGCGTGGTAAATTAACAGTAGCGCAGACAAAACGCCGTAAAGTACGTCGTTTCTTAGAAGGTGCTGGTTTATATGAAGCAATTACGTATTCATTAACAAGCGCCGATAAAGCGAAACAATATATGGTTGAGCCAAACGAAAAGGCGCCTGTAAATCTTGCACTTCCAATGAGTGAAGAGCGCAGCCAACTTCGTTTAAGCTTAGTACCACAATTATTAGAAGCAGTTTCATATAACAATGCTCGTAAAAATGACAGTGTTGCATTATATGAAGTAGGTTCTATCTTCTTACCAACAGCAGAAGGTGAGCTTCCGAAAGAAGAACAACATCTTGCTGGTGTTATGACAGGTCTTGCTCTTCATCATGCATGGCAAGGTGAGAAGAAAGTCGTTGACTTCTTCGTTGCAAAAGGTGTGTTAGAAGGATTATTCGACGTGCTTGGCGTTGCAAGCAGCATCACATATGCTCCTGCAAAACGTGAAGGTATGCACCCAGGACGTACAGCTGATATCTTACTAGATGGAGAAGTAATTGGTTTCATCGGTCAATTACACCCAGAAACGCAAAAACAATTAGATGTGAAAGATACATTCGTATTCGAACTATCTCTTGTAAAAGTATTCGGTGCAGACGTAGAGGAAACTTACTACTCAGCAATTCCGCGTTTCCCATCTATGACACGTGATATGGCTGTTGTCGTAACGACAGATGTAAAAGCTGGTGAAATGAAGCAAGTAATTGCTGAAGCTGGCGGAGAACTTCTAAAAGAAGTAACACTATTTGACTTATACGAAGGTGAAAAAATGGAAGAAGGCAAGAAATCACTTGCATTCTCTATGAACTACTTCGATCCAGAACGCACATTAACAGATGAAGAAGTAACAGAAGCACACAGCCGTGTATTAACAGCGGTAGAAGAAACATTTGGTGCGGAGTTACGTAAATAA
- the pheS gene encoding phenylalanine--tRNA ligase subunit alpha, whose translation MEARLKELKQKALELIEEAKELKGLNDVRVAYLGKKGPITEVLRGMGKLSPEERPRMGALVNEVREAIQTRLEDKINHLEKAVIEAKLASETIDVTLPGRPVETGCHHPLTAVVEQIEDVFIGMGYEVAEGTEVEKDYYNFEALNLPKDHPARDMQDTFYITEETLLRTHTSSVQARTMENNKEKGPIKIICPGKVYRRDDDDATHSHQFMQIEGLVIDKNIRMSDLKGTLQVFVKKMFGEDREIRLRPSFFPFTEPSVEMDISCMMCHGKGCGTCKGTGWIEILGAGMVHPNVLEMAGYDSKEYQGFAFGMGAERIAMLKYGVDDIRHFYTNDVRFLQQFKRA comes from the coding sequence ATGGAAGCACGTTTAAAAGAGCTAAAGCAAAAAGCGTTAGAGCTGATTGAAGAAGCGAAAGAGCTAAAGGGCTTAAACGATGTACGCGTAGCGTATTTAGGAAAAAAAGGTCCGATTACAGAAGTATTACGCGGCATGGGGAAATTATCTCCAGAAGAGCGTCCACGTATGGGAGCATTAGTAAATGAAGTGCGTGAAGCAATTCAAACACGTTTAGAAGACAAGATTAACCACTTAGAAAAAGCAGTAATTGAAGCGAAATTAGCATCTGAAACAATTGATGTTACATTACCGGGTCGACCTGTAGAAACAGGTTGCCACCATCCATTAACAGCGGTTGTTGAACAAATTGAAGATGTGTTTATCGGTATGGGATATGAAGTTGCAGAAGGAACAGAAGTAGAGAAAGACTACTATAACTTCGAAGCATTAAACTTACCGAAAGATCACCCAGCGCGTGATATGCAAGATACTTTCTACATTACAGAAGAAACATTACTACGTACGCATACATCTTCTGTGCAAGCAAGAACAATGGAAAATAATAAAGAAAAAGGTCCAATTAAAATTATTTGCCCTGGTAAAGTGTATCGCCGTGATGATGATGATGCAACGCATTCACACCAGTTCATGCAAATTGAAGGTCTTGTAATTGATAAAAACATTCGCATGAGTGACTTAAAAGGTACACTGCAAGTGTTCGTGAAAAAGATGTTCGGTGAAGATCGTGAAATCCGTCTTCGTCCAAGTTTCTTCCCATTCACAGAGCCATCAGTAGAGATGGATATTTCTTGTATGATGTGTCACGGCAAAGGTTGCGGCACTTGTAAAGGAACAGGCTGGATTGAAATTTTAGGTGCAGGTATGGTTCATCCGAACGTACTTGAAATGGCAGGCTATGATTCAAAAGAATATCAAGGTTTCGCATTCGGTATGGGTGCAGAGCGTATTGCAATGTTGAAATACGGCGTTGATGACATTCGTCATTTCTATACAAACGATGTACGTTTCTTACAACAATTCAAACGAGCGTAA
- a CDS encoding RNA methyltransferase has translation MRRQEEREIHNMKNIDSVQNPRVKQWKKLQTKKERDKKGLFFVEGFHLVEEALKAGVITELIVSDQTDLPKDWTVTDVEMYIVPEAIVKVLRETETTQGVFAVCEKHEKEVDLTDGKFLLLDGLQDPGNLGTIIRTADAAGIHAVVLGEGCVDAYNSKVLRSTQGSIFHLPIVKGNLEEWVDKLKGKNVPVYGTALENGVPYGEVTPAGSFALIVGNEGNGVRQEILTKCDQNLYIPIYGGAESLNVAVAAGILTYYLQSPVANR, from the coding sequence ATGAGAAGACAAGAAGAGAGGGAAATACATAATATGAAAAACATTGATTCAGTGCAAAATCCGCGTGTAAAGCAGTGGAAAAAGCTGCAGACGAAAAAAGAGCGCGATAAAAAGGGTTTATTCTTTGTAGAAGGATTCCACTTAGTGGAGGAAGCTTTAAAGGCAGGAGTTATAACAGAACTTATCGTTTCAGATCAGACAGATCTTCCGAAAGATTGGACGGTTACTGATGTTGAAATGTATATTGTGCCTGAAGCAATTGTAAAGGTACTTCGCGAGACAGAAACGACGCAAGGAGTATTTGCTGTTTGTGAGAAGCATGAGAAAGAGGTAGATCTTACAGATGGGAAATTTCTATTATTAGATGGCTTGCAAGACCCAGGTAATTTAGGAACGATTATTCGTACAGCAGATGCAGCTGGTATTCATGCCGTTGTACTTGGAGAAGGCTGTGTGGACGCCTATAATAGTAAAGTGCTTCGTTCTACACAAGGTTCTATTTTCCATTTACCGATTGTAAAAGGAAACTTAGAAGAATGGGTAGATAAGCTAAAAGGGAAGAATGTTCCTGTATACGGAACAGCTCTGGAAAACGGAGTTCCTTATGGTGAAGTAACACCGGCAGGAAGTTTTGCATTAATTGTAGGAAACGAAGGAAATGGTGTACGCCAAGAAATTCTTACAAAATGTGATCAAAACTTGTATATTCCAATTTACGGCGGGGCAGAATCATTAAATGTTGCGGTTGCTGCGGGGATTTTAACGTATTATTTACAAAGCCCGGTTGCGAATCGATAA
- the sspI gene encoding small acid-soluble spore protein SspI, translating into MNFNLRGAVLANVAGNTQGELQETIVEAIQSGEEKMLPGLGVLFEVIWQNADENGKHEMLETLEQGLKK; encoded by the coding sequence ATGAACTTTAATCTACGCGGCGCTGTATTAGCAAACGTTGCAGGAAATACGCAGGGCGAATTACAAGAGACAATTGTAGAAGCAATTCAAAGTGGTGAAGAAAAAATGCTTCCAGGGCTTGGTGTTTTATTTGAAGTCATTTGGCAAAATGCCGACGAAAATGGAAAACATGAGATGTTAGAAACACTTGAGCAAGGATTAAAAAAATAA